ATGTCCAGGTGGTGGGACTATTGCCTGGagggtaagagagagagaagacgcctctcccttctccctcctctccctcaggACCGCCCTCCCCCGTCCTGCCCCATCCTATCTGCCCTTTCTGCTCGGTTTCCCCGGAGCACCCAGCCCATCCTTACTCCGGATCCTTCCCTCTCTAGatttccccagcccctcttcCCCGCCCTGGATGAGCTGCCCAGGATACTGGCCGACGCGCTGCCCATCGCCTTGGTTACTTTCGCGGTGTCCACCTCCCTGGCCTCCATCTACGCAGACAAGTACAGCTACACGATTGACCCCAACCAGGTGTGAGTCTGGTTGAGGACGCCAGCCTTTCCCAGAGGGACCCCTTAGCCTTCCTCTCCCGAGCccgtgtcttcctcctcctcaccccattGCGTTCCTCTAGGAGCTCCTGGCCCATGGTGTCTCCAAccttgtctcttctctcttctcttgtttCCCCAACTCGGCCACACTGGCTACAACCAGCTTATTGGTGGACGCTGGTGGGAACACACAGGTAAGAGAGTCCTTGGGTGGGGAGAAAAGATGGGGTGCTCAGGCAGAGGAGACAACAGAGGATGGGGACAGAGGTGGATGCCCCAATAGCATCTACATACTAGAGGATGGGAACGAGAGAAGGGGTTATAAGGAGCGGGAGTAGACAGTAGTCAAGCCCCACAAGGACCTCTGTAGGCTGTAGGCACTGACTAAAGCTATGGTGCCTCCGatgaacttgggagacagaggcaggcagatctctgtgagttctaggccagcctagaccagcgctgtcacacagagaaaccctgtcctgaaaaacccagtatatgggctggagagatggctcagtggtcaagagcactggctgctcttgcagaggtcctgagttcagttcagcaaccacatggtggctcacaaccatctgtaatgagatctggtgccctcttctggcctgcagggatacatgcaggcagaacagagtacataccatacatatatataataattgaATGTTGTATTACATACCCAGAATTCCAGGCTGACTGAAGCAGGGGGAATCTGGGGCTCGAGGCTGTCTAGGGTACATCTGTGCTGGGGAGACGGCCTATGTGTGAGGAcaggagttcaaatcccagctccatGGGCATGGTGACCTGTCTtgaagacagagatgggggaTGGGGTGCCCTGGAGCAAGGGGACTAGCTAGGCTACCTGTAACAGCCAgatctgggttcaactgagagaccctgcctcagtgtcaAATTCTACAAGAACCGGGACAGGGGTGTGTCGTCTCTGCACATACTTGTACtgctacacacaggcacacaagcacacgcacacgcacacgatAAAATGCTGACCTTTTCCATAAggacctcttaaaaaaaaaattacacgtCACCCTTCCCccagtattttttgttttccttacttTGCTGGTACCCTGAGCAGATGGGTAGCCTGCTTGCCACACCATCAGCACCAAGAGGACCTTTTAAGATGGAGTTGGGCTGCAATGGCGAGGTTGACCTGCAGACGTCTGAGAGAGCTTTAACTGGGGGGGCGGGGCTAAGTGTGACTGGCAGAGCCTCAGGGAGTGGGTGAGCAGGACATGTATGTGCCaaagggttgggaggagggagactCCTGAAGATGGGACAGGCTGGGCAGGGAGACCGGCTCccatgggtgggggtggaggaggctcTTCCTCCCgcttgtctgtccttccttccccgcAGCTGGCCGGCCTCTTCTCCTGCACAGTGGTTCTCTCCGTGCTCCTGTGGCTGGGGCCTTTCTTCTATTACCTGCCCAAggtagggaggggaagagaggcacCGTGCGCTCGGGTGGAACCGGCTGGAGCCCAGAGCCTCTGGACAAAGGCCCATCCTTCTCCGTCTCCAGGCTGTCCTGGCGTGCATCAACATCTCCAGCATGCGCCAGATGTTCTTCCAGATGCAGGAGCTGCCACAGCTCTGGCACATCAGCCGCGTGGACTTTGTGAGAAATGACTTTGCCCCAGGTTGCCACTCCCCAGCATCCCTGGCTTCTGCCCTGGACCGAAGCTGATCATTCTGGTCCTAAGTTCATTAATCCACACAACCTCCGACCCACAGACCTCACGCATATGTCAGGAAAGGGAAAGGTTGAGATTTGAGCTCATGGGACCAAGGGTTTGtttggggggcattttttttGGTGATTGTgaagattgaacccagaaccCCATGAATGTTAGCAGAGTTCCCTACCACTGAACTTCACCTCCAGTCCAGACCTCCCAACCCACACAGGGTCTGACATTATTGTAGCTAATGTGTACACTCTTAAGGAAgtcctcccctttctttctctgccgCGCTTCCTTTCTCCTGGGTCATCCTTACTCATATTTGTCCTTGAACCTGTGTTTCTCCTGGGAAATCCACCCATATCCATGTCCTCCAGGCTGTGTGGATGGTCACCTGGGTGGCAGTAGTGACCCTGAATGTGGACCTGGGCCTGGCTGTGGGTGTGGTCGTCTCTATGATGACGGTGGTCTGCCGAACTCAGAGGTGAGCACAGAGACGGGGTACGGTTGAAATGAGATACTTTGGGGGCGACTACAGCCAGGCCAGGCTAGGCTCGGAATCTGACCCCAGTGTCTTCCCCAGGGTGCAGTGCCTGGCGCTTGGATTGGCTGAGGGGACTGAGCTCTACAGGCCGCTCAGAGAGAGCCACAAGGTGGGTGGGCACAGCCACAAGGTGGGTGGGCACAGCCACAGGAGGCAGTCATTTGCCAGGGCGTCTGACTCTCTCGCCCTTTAGCTCCTCCAGGTTCCGGGTCTCTGTATCCTGAGCTATCCCACCCCACTCTACTTTGCGACCCGTGGGCAGTTCCGCCATACCTTGGAGTGGCATCTGGGGTTCGGAGAAAGAAGCAAGGTGAGGGTTTGGGTCAAGGAGGTGTGGCCCTCTGGGATGGGGAGGCCTGGGATTGGAGGTGGTGACATTGTTTCCCTCTGTTTACAGCAGTCTCCAAAGCTGGGTGGTCTGCCTGACCCAGGTGAGTCGGGATGACAGAGAGGGAGGTTTGCCTGTGAACCGCAGAGGCGTCTGGGTGCTCCTGCCTTCTCCCATCTTAGGTGCCGAGCCCATCAGGGTGGTGATCCTAGACCTCAGCGGCATCAGCTTTGCAGATGCTGCGGGGGCCAGGGAAGTGGTGCAGGTGAGGGCGCAGGGAAGCTAAGGAAAAACTCCCTGTCACCCCACTCCCTTGATTTGGGTTTAACCCCTCTGTCTGGTTCCCGCAGCTCGCCAGGCGATGCCAGGATGCCGGGATCTGTCTCCTCCTGGCTCAGTGTAATGGTGTGTGGCAtgaagaatggggggggggggggagatgggggagcAGGGATTGACTGGACACTTGGGGAGGGATTGGAGCCCCCCCAGCACCTGACACCTTTCCCACACAGCCCTGGTGCTGGAGACCTTGACCCGGGCTGGACTCCTGGATAGAATGACCCCGGAACAACTCTTTGTGAGTGTCCAGGACGCAGCCGCGCATGCGCTGGAGAGACTGGTAAGGGCGAGTAGCCTCAGGGGCAGGAGCCAGGAGGTGCTGGGCCAGGgtaaggaggaagagatgaaaatCTGGGACGAGGGGTTGGGAGAGAGGACTGAGGAAGACCAAGAGGGAAGTAGGGAGAAACTAACCAGTGgactggagggtgggggtgggcataCCCTTAATcccccagcacgtgggaggcagaggcaggaggatttctgtgagtttgaggccagcttggtctacatagtgagttctagaacggcctgagatacacagaaagaccctgtctccaaacaaacaaacacacaagttaAGGAGTGTGGACCACCCTTCACCAACGGTGAAGACCTGCACTAAGGTCTCCTAAGGGCCAATTTGCTCCCAGAGCGCCGAGTCTCGGATACGGATGGTGGTAACCTAATATTCCTGAACTGCCCTTTTCTTCCCCAGAAGCCCACTGGCCCAAAGATCTGCACAGTATGGGTCTGACCGAGGTCACCCGGAGTGTGAGAGACCCCGACAGTATGTGTGTGAGGAAGGCCACGGCCCTTGAGCCCCCCGCCAAATGCAACCAATAAAATGAAGCTGAGACCCTCTGCCGCCCATGAAATGGGTCTAGGTGTCTGCATAtcgtccccctcccccaagccccacCATTCATTCCCAAAGGACAGCAGAGACATGAGTAAAAAATGGCTTGCACCGTGTGTTCACCAGCTCCACAGAAACTCCAGCCACAGCGctctctgtgggggtgggggggtgttgaaGCCGGCCCACACGGTGCTGGATCCGGAGCTGGGGTGGGGTTGCACATTGGGAGTTTCCCTGCCCCCTCAGGAGGTGAGAGTGTTTCCACTTGAGGGTCTTAGAGTCCTTCTGGGCTCTTTGGCACTTGGAAGGTAAATCCGCCCCCATTTCCCGCCCCATAGgaatggggttgggggaggactTGGCACTGGCTGTGGGGGGAGGTTATGGCTCCATCAGGCCTCTGGTCACTCACGGAAAGGAAGGGTTGTCACCAGGACAAGCCCCTGCTAGGGATCAGGTCGGTAGAAAGGgagggtcaggggtcaggggttGCTGGAAATGTCCTGGCGGGGGACAAGGAGGCAGGCCCAGCCTGACGGAGGGAAGGCCCAAGTCGGCCGTCACTCGGCGGTCATGCACTGAAGCCGGTGCTTGAAGAAGAGCAGACGATGCTTGGCCACCTGACTCTGGTCCTGGGATCCCGGGTAACGGTAGCGGGCGTACGTCTCAGCCCCCGCGTCCTTGGACACCCACGGCAGCTTCACCTTCGAGGCATGGTCCACAACCACGTCAGAGCAGGAGCCCACGCGGAGGGAACCGAGTCCGTCCAGGAAGAAttctggggtgagggtgggggggaaGAGCAGGCGGTTAAGGCTCCCGAGGGCGGCAAAGGCCGGCTCCCAGGGAGAACTGAAGCCCAGGGCTCGGAGGGCGGCGGTGCAAAGACTCGGTCACGAAGGACTCTTGTAAAGGGGAGCGCATTTCGATCAACCCCAGAGCCCCCTCCGCGGAGCGGGTCTGAACCTGGGGACGCCGCCCGCAGTGAGGGTGACCTTGGCGGTGGAGGGGAGGTCGAGGCCGACCTGCATCTGTGCCGTCTGAGGCGTAAACGCGATGTCAGGCAGAAGAAAGTGGAGGtttcgggtttttttttgtttttagctcaGATGCAGACCTCGGTAACACCCCAGTCCCCCAGAACTGCCCTAGcatccgggggggggggggagggcggtgGGCAGGTGCAGCCTCGCGGGGGCCCCGCCCAGAAGCCGCGCCAGGTCCTTCCCAGGCCTTGCCAGGAGGGGGCGCCACTCACCCAGGTGTGCCACCCGGTTGAGGCGCGGGTCAAAGCCCACCTCGCGCACTTTATCTGTGCGCGCCAGGAAGAAGTTGACCACGCCGTCGGTGACCACGCAGCTCGGAAAGCCAACGAGCTCGTGGTGGAAGCCGCGCTTTTGCCGGAGGCAGTCCCCGAGGCCCGGGGCGCCCGGCTCCACACTCAGCATCTGCCGGTAGGTGGTAGAGAAGCCCGAGATCTCCCGCACGGCGCCCCCAACCTGCCGGGAAGTGAGAGGATGCTCTTCCTGTCTGCGCCCCGTGCCCCACCCTGGCCCTACGTGCCCCGGCACCACAGGACCCAGGACTGTTCCCCCCCCCAGACCTGCTTCACCCCAGGAGGACCGGGCCGCTCTCCCGCCCCACCCGCCGCGCCCCTCCCTACCAGGTCCAGGGGCGTCCTCTCCAGCACGTCCACAAGCTTCTCCAGCCGCGTGCGCGCCGTGAAGACAAAGTCGTCGTCCACCCACAGCACGTATTTGGTGGTTACTTGGGACACCGCCAGGTTCCGACCTGCGAACCAACCCTAGGAGAGTTGGATTATGGTTGGGGAGTCTGTAGAAGCAGGAAAAGTCCGccgtctctctccctctcccctggcCCTCTAAACAGCCCGTGCCCCGCtagccatttttttttggggggggggtgtttcgagacaggatttctctgtgtagttttggagcctgtcctgtaactcactctgtagaccaggctggcttcgaactcgcagagatccgcctggctctgtctcccgagtgctgggattaaaggcgtgcgccaccacggcccgccTCCTCTCTAGACTTTTGAGTACTTTCGGGTGACCAGAAACTAGTTTTGTTTTGAATCCGCAGGTTCCCACCTCTCTTCCTAAAGATCTTGAGTCTTTTGGGGAAGGGTCTTGAAATGCATTTAATTCCTGCGTGCCTCCTTCGATTGGTTCTAATTTTTATAGGTATGAAGCACCATTTCAAGAACGCAGAGCGAATAAGACAGGCAAGGTTCCTGACCCCAGGGTCCCTTACTATAGGCGCACACTTGTTTCTGAGGCAGGTGGTCCTTAATCACTACCCAGCAAGCTGCAGGAGTCTGAGGGCACGCCCCCTTCCCAGAGTCCCCTGGCGCCCCGGTTCAGCTCTGCAGGCTGCGCACCTTGCCGAAGGGCATGAGATAGTGCTCCACGTGGGGGTCGCTAACGCGCTCCGGTTTGTCGCTGTCGTCGGCGATGACAATGGTGACCGTGGGGTAAAAGCGTCGGATGCTGGCAATGAGCGCCCGCAGCCGATCATAACGAAGAAAGGTCTTGGTGGCTATGGTAACCAGAGCACTGATGTTGTACTGGGCTGAAAGCAAGACGCAGGGGtgggagcagaaagaaaaaaagaaaaaaaaaatgggaaggagAAGTGGAAACGCAGCCCCTCCCAGGGCCAACCCCTTCTTTATTTTCCTAATCCCGCGAGCCTCACCTCCCTGGGATAGAGATGAAGGCGGGTACAGCCGGGGCTGGGGGGGATGTCTTATGCGGATGGTGAAGACGGCTTCATGTCCCTTGGTGGAGAAccggactgggaagagaggacgTGCAATTGGGCCCTTAAGACTACAAGAACATTCGCTTTTCAGCGGACCAGGATTTAAATCCCTGTTCTGCATTCTGCCTTTCCAGACCTTGGTGGGCAAGAACATAGAGCTCTGACTTCCGTGGAACCTacgttttgttgttttgtggtggTGGGAATTGAATTTAGAGCCTAAGGCATGCtcggcaagtactctgccaccgagcgaggatgaccttgaacttcctgcctctgcctgatgaATGAGATTACAGGTGTTATTCCCTACAGGCGTCTCCCAGTGAGACACCAGCAGAGTTCTGTGcaatgctgaggactgaacccatggtcttgtgcatgctagacaagcacgctacccactgagctacatttcctgCCCAGAAACTGACAGTTTAGGAGGTGGGACAAAGACAATGGAAcagcttcctccttcccctcttcctcctcttcttctttttccctttttggcTTCTGGAGACTGGGCCCtgcttatgtagcccaggctggtttggtACTTgcttcatagcccaggctggtttcaaccCTGAGGCAATTCTCCAGCCTGCCTCAgattcccgagtgctgggattataggggaGCGTTGCTGTGTCTAGGTAAAAGCTAAcgtttttaaaagttaatcttTACTAAGCATTTGCTacgtgcatatacatatatgcatactatAAGGGTAGCATGGTCTACCCTGAACTCTCTACCCTCCCGCCGAGGCTTCCCAAGCACTAAGATGCAGGCATGGACCACTATACTTGGCTCTGTGCTACACAGCTGTAAAATCCTCTGTACgttggaggtggtggcacacacacctgtaatcctggggGGATAGAAGCTTGAGGACCAGGAGTcaacagtgagtttgaggccagccataGCCACATGAAAGGAGATGGCTTCCACaacgaaacaaaaaaaattgaaaatgtgttCTAAATCGATGAAGCCACTTAATCCTCATGGTAACTCCATTACATAAATTCCTAGGACAGGAAACTTAGGCGCAGAAaaggaagtaatgtggcagggcagagaaaggtgtataaggccagaggaaacaggaactcactctctttaggctgaggatatcatagaggtaagaactagtggctggggctggagagatggctcagaggttaagagcactggctgctcttccagaggtcctgagttcaattcccagcacccacatggtgactcacaaccatctataatgagatctggtgccctcttctggagtgtaGGCATACACGCagatagaatactgtatatataataaataaataaatcttaaaaaaaaaaaaaaagaactagtggctggctgctcttcttctctgatctttcagctttcaccctgatatctggctctgggtttattttattttattttattaaaataccatctaagatttgaacaaccaAAATAAATTGCCCATATTACACAACAACATTCTAGTTTTAggtcaaataaaaagaaaagtctagTTCTAGTTCTGGTACTGCTAAGTGAGGTAAGGAACGTTGCCTTAAGCAAAGAGGAGGCATTTGAGCCCAGATGCAGACGTTGGGAAAGAGCCAGCTGTGACAAAATCTTGGGGAAGAATGTTccaggcagatgcagaggtcagTCACTTCTTGGAGCCACAATGGTGGAATGATGGGCAGAAGCTGGGCCACGCCTGGGGCTCTGGTTTCCCTCTGGCCTGTTTTGGCCCCAGACACACAAAGGCTCCTTCTCCCGGCCCTGGCA
This is a stretch of genomic DNA from Peromyscus leucopus breed LL Stock chromosome 18, UCI_PerLeu_2.1, whole genome shotgun sequence. It encodes these proteins:
- the B4galnt1 gene encoding beta-1,4 N-acetylgalactosaminyltransferase 1 isoform X2, whose protein sequence is MRLGRRALCALVLLLACASLGLLYASTRDAPSLPNPLALWSPPQGPPRLDLPNLAPEPRYAHIPVRIKEQVVGLLAHHNCSCESRGGSFAFPFQRQVRAVDLTKAFDTDELRAVSDAREQEYQAFLARSQSLADQLLIAPANSPLQYPLQGVEVQPLRSILVPGLSLQEASAQEVYQVNLTASLGTWDVAGEVTGVTLTGEGQTDLTLASPGLDRLNRQLQLVTYSSRSYQANAADTVRFSTKGHEAVFTIRIRHPPQPRLYPPSSLSQGAQYNISALVTIATKTFLRYDRLRALIASIRRFYPTVTIVIADDSDKPERVSDPHVEHYLMPFGKGWFAGRNLAVSQVTTKYVLWVDDDFVFTARTRLEKLVDVLERTPLDLVGGAVREISGFSTTYRQMLSVEPGAPGLGDCLRQKRGFHHELVGFPSCVVTDGVVNFFLARTDKVREVGFDPRLNRVAHLEFFLDGLGSLRVGSCSDVVVDHASKVKLPWVSKDAGAETYARYRYPGSQDQSQVAKHRLLFFKHRLQCMTAE
- the B4galnt1 gene encoding beta-1,4 N-acetylgalactosaminyltransferase 1 isoform X1; the protein is MGGLGNLRHPPRQRNGKTQASPSPSPWSPLILPSLRMRLGRRALCALVLLLACASLGLLYASTRDAPSLPNPLALWSPPQGPPRLDLPNLAPEPRYAHIPVRIKEQVVGLLAHHNCSCESRGGSFAFPFQRQVRAVDLTKAFDTDELRAVSDAREQEYQAFLARSQSLADQLLIAPANSPLQYPLQGVEVQPLRSILVPGLSLQEASAQEVYQVNLTASLGTWDVAGEVTGVTLTGEGQTDLTLASPGLDRLNRQLQLVTYSSRSYQANAADTVRFSTKGHEAVFTIRIRHPPQPRLYPPSSLSQGAQYNISALVTIATKTFLRYDRLRALIASIRRFYPTVTIVIADDSDKPERVSDPHVEHYLMPFGKGWFAGRNLAVSQVTTKYVLWVDDDFVFTARTRLEKLVDVLERTPLDLVGGAVREISGFSTTYRQMLSVEPGAPGLGDCLRQKRGFHHELVGFPSCVVTDGVVNFFLARTDKVREVGFDPRLNRVAHLEFFLDGLGSLRVGSCSDVVVDHASKVKLPWVSKDAGAETYARYRYPGSQDQSQVAKHRLLFFKHRLQCMTAE
- the LOC114704804 gene encoding solute carrier family 26 member 10 isoform X1 — its product is MSGPLVSGPCSGPEEVSELKSPLSSRFREPLTHARFQELFGGAEEPELPAAAEPCLPWLCRLRRRRAWGFCSGPGAWRVLLARVPPLRWVPHYRWRAWLLGDAVAGVTVGVVHVPQGMAFALLTSVPPVFGLYTSFFPVLIYSLLGTGRHLSTGTFAVLSLMTGSVVERLVPEPLAGNLSGVEREQLEARRVGAAAAVAFGSGALMLAMFALQLGVLSTFLSEPVVKALTSGAALHVLVSQLPSLLGLSLPRQIGCFSLFKTLAAVLTALARSSPAELTISALSLALLVPVKELNVRFRDRLPTPIPGEVVMVLLATLLCFASSLDTRYNVQVVGLLPGGFPQPLFPALDELPRILADALPIALVTFAVSTSLASIYADKYSYTIDPNQELLAHGVSNLVSSLFSCFPNSATLATTSLLVDAGGNTQLAGLFSCTVVLSVLLWLGPFFYYLPKAVLACINISSMRQMFFQMQELPQLWHISRVDFAVWMVTWVAVVTLNVDLGLAVGVVVSMMTVVCRTQRVQCLALGLAEGTELYRPLRESHKLLQVPGLCILSYPTPLYFATRGQFRHTLEWHLGFGERSKQSPKLGGLPDPGAEPIRVVILDLSGISFADAAGAREVVQLARRCQDAGICLLLAQCNALVLETLTRAGLLDRMTPEQLFVSVQDAAAHALERLKPTGPKICTVWV
- the LOC114704804 gene encoding solute carrier family 26 member 10 isoform X2, with product MSGPLVSGPCSGPEEVSELKSPLSSRFREPLTHARFQELFGGAEEPELPAAAEPCLPWLCRLRRRRAWGFCSGPGAWRVLLARVPPLRWVPHYRWRAWLLGDAVAGVTVGVVHVPQGMAFALLTSVPPVFGLYTSFFPVLIYSLLGTGRHLSTGTFAVLSLMTGSVVERLVPEPLAGNLSGVEREQLEARRVGAAAAVAFGSGALMLAMFALQLGVLSTFLSEPVVKALTSGAALHVLVSQLPSLLGLSLPRQIGCFSLFKTLAAVLTALARSSPAELTISALSLALLVPVKELNVRFRDRLPTPIPGEVVMVLLATLLCFASSLDTRYNVQVVGLLPGGFPQPLFPALDELPRILADALPIALVTFAVSTSLASIYADKYSYTIDPNQELLAHGVSNLVSSLFSCFPNSATLATTSLLVDAGGNTQLAGLFSCTVVLSVLLWLGPFFYYLPKAVLACINISSMRQMFFQMQELPQLWHISRVDFAVWMVTWVAVVTLNVDLGLAVGVVVSMMTVVCRTQRVQCLALGLAEGTELYRPLRESHKLLQVPGLCILSYPTPLYFATRGQFRHTLEWHLGFGERSKSPKLGGLPDPGAEPIRVVILDLSGISFADAAGAREVVQLARRCQDAGICLLLAQCNALVLETLTRAGLLDRMTPEQLFVSVQDAAAHALERLKPTGPKICTVWV